A segment of the Streptomyces sp. ITFR-21 genome:
CAACTTCGCGACCCGCTACCTGGTCAACGACGCCGCCGTGCTGCTGAACAAGCCGTACGTCTGGGGCTCGATCTACCGGTTCGACGGCCAGGCGTCGGTCTTCTGGTCCGAGCACGGGCCCTGCTACCGCTGCCTCTACCCGGAGCCCCCGCCCCCCGGTATGGTCCCCTCCTGCGCCGAGGGCGGCGTCCTCGGCGTGCTGTGCGCGTCGGTCGGCTCGGTCCAGGTCACCGAGGCCATCAAGCTGCTCACCGGCATCGGCGAGCCGCTGGTCGGCCGGCTGATGATCTACGACGCCCTGGAGATGCAGTACCGCCAGGTCAAGGTGCGCAAGGACCCCGACTGCGCGGTCTGCGGCACGAACCCCACGGTCACCGAGCTCATCGACTACGAGGCGTTCTGCGGCGTCGTCTCCGAGGAGGCCCAGGAGGCCGCGCTCGGCTCCACGATCACTCCCAAGCAGCTCAAGGAGTGGATCGACGACGACGAGAACATCGAGATCATCGACGTCCGTGAGCCGAACGAGTACGAGATCGTGTCCATCCCGGGCGCCAAGCTCATCCCGAAGAACGAGTTCCTGATGGGCACCGCCCTCGAACACCTCCCGCAGGACCGGCGCATCGTGCTGCACTGCAAGACCGGTGTCCGCAGCGCGGAGGTCCTCGCCGTCCTGAAGTCCGCGGGCTTCGCCGACGCGGTCCACGTCGGCGGCGGCGTCATCGGCTGGGTCAACACGATTGAGCCCGACAAACCGGTCTACTAGCGGCCGCGTTCGTCCGCCAGGTCCCGCGCGTTCCGCGTAAGGGGTGGCACCCCGTGGGTGCCACCCCTTACGGGTGCCCGTGTGTCCTAGAGCGCGCCCTTGCGGGTGAGGTGACTGAAGGACACCCAGCCCGGCAGGACCGGGAGCCAGAAGGTCAGCAGCCGGAAGAACAGGACCGCCGGGGTGGCGACCTCCTTGGGGAGGCCGGCCGCGATGAGGCCGCCGGTGAGGGCCAGTTCGACCGCGCCGACGCCGCCGGGGGTCGGGGCGGCGGAGCCGAGGGCGTTGCCGGCCAGGAACACCACCGCGATGGCGGCGTAGCTGAGGTGGCCGCCGAAGGCGCGGACGCAGCCGTCCAGGCAGATCACGAAGCAGACCGTCAGCATCAACGTGCCGCCGATGCCGGTGAGCAGCTTGGCGGGCCGCTGGAGCACGTCCAGCATGCGCGGCACCACCCCGGCGAACAGCGCCCGCACCCGGGTGGACACGAACTTTCGCAGCACCGGCACCGCGGTGACGACCAGCACCAGCACACCCGCGGTGAGCAGACCCGCCATGACGGTCCGGGACGGCGACAGCGAGGGCGTCTTCTCGGTGCCGGTGATGAAGCCGAACGTCATCAGCAGCACCACGTGCGAGCCGAGCCCCACCAGCTGCGAGGCGCCGACGCTGGCCACCGCCAGCCCCGGCCGGACGCCCGCCTTCTGCAGGTAGCGGGTGTTGAGCGCCACCCCGCCGACCGCGGCCGGCGCCACCAGCTTCACGAACGACCCGGCGACCTGCGCCTGCACCGTACGCAGCAGGGACAGCCGCTCCGGTACGAAACCGGACAGCGCACCCGCCGCGGCCACGTAACTGGCCGCCGAGCCGAGGACCGCGATGACCGCCCAGCGCCAGTCCGCGTTGAGGACGGCGTCGCCGATCGGCACCGAGCTGAGCTGCGACAGCAGGAAGTACGCGGCGAAGGCGCCCGCGATCACCGTGATCAGCGTGCGCGGCTTGATGCGCTCCAGGCGGACCGGCTCGACCGGGGCCTGCGGGCGGATCAGCAGGACCTGCTGGCGGATGCGCGACAGCAGGTCCTCCTCGCGGGCCTCCTCCAGCGCGTCCTCCAGGGCCCGTTTCTCGGCCTTGTCCGCGGCCTTCCGCTGCGCCTTGGACACCGACCTGACCAGGCTGGGGTCCTCGGCGTCCTGGGTCCCCTGGGCGTGCTTGTGCTCGCGCGCCTCGCGGCCGGCGGCCGTCGCGGCCAGTACCGCGTCCCGTTCGCGCTGGGCCCGCGCCCTGGCCAGCTCCTTCAGCCGGCCGCGGGTGGCCCGGCTCAGCGCGATCGGCTGGAGCAGCGGCAGGGACGCCGCCACCGCGTCCGGGCCGAGCACCGCCAGCGCCGAGGCCACCGCCCGCTCCGGGCCCACCCGCAGCGCGAGCGTGGTCAGCAGCTGGGCGATGTCCATCCGCAGCACGATGTCGCCGGCCGCGATCTCCCCGCCGCGCAGATCGGTCAGGAAGACCCGGTCGTTGCGGTCCACCAGCAGTGACTCGCCGACCAGCCGCCGGTGGGCGATCCGCCGCGACTGCAGGGCCCGCACCTGCGTCCAGGTCTCGCGCAGCAGCTCGTCGGTCACCTCCTGGTCGGCCACCGCGTCCAGCCGCCGGCCGCCGATGTGCTCGTAGACGAGCATCACCGCGTCCGGGCCCAGCTCCGAGGTCGCGATCAGCTTGGGCGCGTTGGCACCGGCCGCGATGGCCGCGTACGCCAGCAGCGCCTCCTGTTCGAGGGCCTGGCGCAGCGACAGCAGGCTGCGGCGCTGGGTGATGCCGCCGACCAGGGACAGCCGCCGCCAGATCCGGTAGAAGAAGCCGTGCGCCTGCTGTTCCCGGTCCACCACGGTGACGTCCAGCGGCGGCCCGTCCTCCAAGGTGACCAGGTACGCCCGGCCGCGGTCGGAGTCGGCGTTCTCCGGGCTGTTCTCCAGCACCCGGCGGGCGGTCAGCGGCGCGAACCCGACCCGGCGCAGGCCCGCCAGCAGGTTCTGCCCGGTGGGCCGGACGTTCGGCGAGCCGACCGCGTACACCGTGCCGTAGGCGACCGTCCAGCCGATCAGCACGGTCAGCGCGATCGAGAACGGGGTGGTGTAGCCGCCGACCAGCACCGCGAAGGCGTCCAGCAGCAGCACGAACCACAGCGCCACCCGCCAGCGCGGGCGCCGCGCCATCCCGACCGCGGTGACGTAGGCGATGACCGGGGCCAGGTAGCCGTGTACGGGGTCGGTCATGCCGATGCCGGACGGCGCGCTGTGCGACAGCGCCTCGCGGATCGCGTGCGGTGCGGAGTCGCTCACCCACAGGTCGGTGGCCAGGGCCGCGCCGTGCGCCAGTACGGCCGCCAGCACGCCGTCGGCGATCCGCAGCCCGTCGCGTTTGATCAGCCGCTCGACGGCAAAGGCGACCGGGACGATCAGTACGGCGATGCTCGCGGTCAGGCCGGCGAAGGAGGCCAGCGCGTCGGGCGCGTGGCTGGCGCCCTTGGAGATGTCGGTCTCCAGGCCGGTGGTGGTGGCGTGCGCGAACCCGGCGACGGCCAGCACCAGGGCGAGGCCGAGCAGGCCGGAGATGAAGCGGACCAGGTCGGCGGGGCGGTGCACGCGGGCGGCGAGCAGCGGCTCGTCGCCGGACACGGCCAGCCGGGTGGCGCCGGCCTCGACCGCCGCCTCCTTGCACGCCTCGCTGTCGGCGTCGTGGCTCCCGCCGGCGCCCTCAGGACGCCCGGACGTCCCGGGCCCCCCGGGCTGTCTGGACATCCCGGAGTCCTCGCCGGGGTCCTTGCGGGCGTCCTCGCCCCGGTCCCTCAGCGCGCCCGCGCCGGCGTCCTTGGCCGGGGCGCCGCCCTCGCGGGCACCCGTGCCGGCGTCCTTCGTCGCGGAGCTCTTCGCGCCGGAGTTCTTGCGGCGGCCGGCCGGGCCGAGCGGCGCCCGGTGGGAGCCGGTACCGGGCCC
Coding sequences within it:
- a CDS encoding flippase-like domain-containing protein, with product MIRDQEETTGDRQGAEEAGEAPRAQAPLPASGGPGGPKGGSNGGGAAKGAGPGTGSHRAPLGPAGRRKNSGAKSSATKDAGTGAREGGAPAKDAGAGALRDRGEDARKDPGEDSGMSRQPGGPGTSGRPEGAGGSHDADSEACKEAAVEAGATRLAVSGDEPLLAARVHRPADLVRFISGLLGLALVLAVAGFAHATTTGLETDISKGASHAPDALASFAGLTASIAVLIVPVAFAVERLIKRDGLRIADGVLAAVLAHGAALATDLWVSDSAPHAIREALSHSAPSGIGMTDPVHGYLAPVIAYVTAVGMARRPRWRVALWFVLLLDAFAVLVGGYTTPFSIALTVLIGWTVAYGTVYAVGSPNVRPTGQNLLAGLRRVGFAPLTARRVLENSPENADSDRGRAYLVTLEDGPPLDVTVVDREQQAHGFFYRIWRRLSLVGGITQRRSLLSLRQALEQEALLAYAAIAAGANAPKLIATSELGPDAVMLVYEHIGGRRLDAVADQEVTDELLRETWTQVRALQSRRIAHRRLVGESLLVDRNDRVFLTDLRGGEIAAGDIVLRMDIAQLLTTLALRVGPERAVASALAVLGPDAVAASLPLLQPIALSRATRGRLKELARARAQRERDAVLAATAAGREAREHKHAQGTQDAEDPSLVRSVSKAQRKAADKAEKRALEDALEEAREEDLLSRIRQQVLLIRPQAPVEPVRLERIKPRTLITVIAGAFAAYFLLSQLSSVPIGDAVLNADWRWAVIAVLGSAASYVAAAGALSGFVPERLSLLRTVQAQVAGSFVKLVAPAAVGGVALNTRYLQKAGVRPGLAVASVGASQLVGLGSHVVLLMTFGFITGTEKTPSLSPSRTVMAGLLTAGVLVLVVTAVPVLRKFVSTRVRALFAGVVPRMLDVLQRPAKLLTGIGGTLMLTVCFVICLDGCVRAFGGHLSYAAIAVVFLAGNALGSAAPTPGGVGAVELALTGGLIAAGLPKEVATPAVLFFRLLTFWLPVLPGWVSFSHLTRKGAL
- the moeZ gene encoding adenylyltransferase/sulfurtransferase MoeZ, with translation MSLPPLVEPAAELTVDEVRRYSRHLIIPDVGMDGQKRLKNARVLCVGAGGLGSPALMYLAAAGVGTLGIVEFDEVDESNLQRQIIHSQADVGRSKAESARDTVVGINPYVNVILHEERLEADNVMEIFAQYDLIVDGTDNFATRYLVNDAAVLLNKPYVWGSIYRFDGQASVFWSEHGPCYRCLYPEPPPPGMVPSCAEGGVLGVLCASVGSVQVTEAIKLLTGIGEPLVGRLMIYDALEMQYRQVKVRKDPDCAVCGTNPTVTELIDYEAFCGVVSEEAQEAALGSTITPKQLKEWIDDDENIEIIDVREPNEYEIVSIPGAKLIPKNEFLMGTALEHLPQDRRIVLHCKTGVRSAEVLAVLKSAGFADAVHVGGGVIGWVNTIEPDKPVY